In the genome of Bosea sp. ANAM02, the window GCTGCGCTCCGCCCGAGAATGACGACCAGTGGCCACTTAAGCCGCTGCCGGCTCCTCCATCCGGTGGACGATCCGGTCGATCAGGCCCCATTCCAGCGCCTCTTCCGCCGTCATGAAGCGGTCGCGGTCGAGCGTGCGCTCGACCTCCTCGTAGCTGCGCCCGCAATGCTCGGCATAGAGCTGGGTCAGGCGATGCTTGGTCTGCCGCATCTCCTCGGCGTGGATGAAAATATCGGAGGCCTGCCCCTGGAAGCCGCCGAGCGGCTGGTGGACATGCAGGCTGGCATTGGGCAGCGCCCCGCGCTCGCCGGGCTCGCCAGCCATCAGCAGGAACGAGCCCATCGAGCGCGCCGTGCCCATGCACAGCGTATGCACGGGCGAGCGGATGTAGCGCATCGTGTCGTACATGGCGAAGCCGCTCGTCACGACGCCGCCCGGCGAGTTGATGTAGAGATGGATCGGCTTCTTCGGGTTCTCCGCCTCGAGGAAGAGAAGCTGCGCGCAGACCAGCGCGCTCATCGCGTCGTTGACCTCGCCATTCAGGAAGATAATCCGCTCGCGCAGCAGCCGCGAGTAGATGTCGAACGAGCGCTCCCCACGGCTCGACTGCTCGACGACCATAGGGACGAGTTGCATCGCTTCGCGCATCGGCGAACTCCAGAGTTTAGGATGTGGATGGATGGTGGTTTCGCGCCGCCTCAGGCGGCGGCGCGCATCACCGGCGGCGCATTGCCGTTCGCAGGGGTCAATGGTCGCCCGACACGGGTATC includes:
- a CDS encoding ATP-dependent Clp protease proteolytic subunit; protein product: MREAMQLVPMVVEQSSRGERSFDIYSRLLRERIIFLNGEVNDAMSALVCAQLLFLEAENPKKPIHLYINSPGGVVTSGFAMYDTMRYIRSPVHTLCMGTARSMGSFLLMAGEPGERGALPNASLHVHQPLGGFQGQASDIFIHAEEMRQTKHRLTQLYAEHCGRSYEEVERTLDRDRFMTAEEALEWGLIDRIVHRMEEPAAA